Proteins from a single region of Haloarcula laminariae:
- a CDS encoding DUF5779 family protein — MSDFEGLDLQAVEDQMAADEETGGSHRVVLGVLDGTTDDAEWVETIEDGRVLVLNVEGDLNELASGFARPVKDAGGDLMHFRGFLIVTPAGVTIDKSRLDT; from the coding sequence ATGAGCGATTTCGAGGGACTGGACCTGCAAGCGGTGGAGGACCAGATGGCGGCCGACGAGGAGACCGGCGGGAGCCACCGGGTCGTCCTCGGGGTGCTGGACGGCACGACCGACGACGCGGAGTGGGTCGAGACCATCGAGGACGGGCGGGTGCTCGTGTTGAACGTCGAGGGGGACCTGAACGAGCTCGCCTCGGGCTTCGCCCGGCCGGTTAAGGACGCCGGCGGCGACCTGATGCACTTCCGGGGCTTTCTCATCGTGACGCCGGCGGGCGTCACCATCGACAAGAGCCGGCTGGACACCTGA
- a CDS encoding VOC family protein translates to MLSTPEWLTLEAKYPDRLTAFYDAFLELDTVESSEAETVLKAGGTDIRLRAPGPVPRGGLHTHYALTVPEREYDDWYDRLDERFELVEHTFGDARSLYFYDPEGNCVELGERSRDGDSGGVGDLFELVLEVETLAAAVEFYERLGFEVIDDDREAGRVRLTTGEFDLELWSSRLGIADARGGVHVDFGVGADDPGAVAREVADDALAVTSIDDGVRIRDPDGHYVTLVG, encoded by the coding sequence ATGCTCTCCACCCCGGAGTGGCTCACGCTGGAGGCGAAGTACCCCGACCGCCTGACCGCGTTCTACGACGCCTTCCTCGAACTCGACACCGTCGAGTCGAGCGAGGCCGAGACTGTCCTCAAGGCCGGCGGGACGGACATCCGTCTACGTGCGCCCGGGCCGGTCCCCCGCGGCGGGCTCCACACCCACTACGCGCTGACAGTGCCCGAGCGGGAGTACGACGACTGGTACGACCGGCTCGACGAGCGGTTCGAACTGGTCGAACACACCTTCGGCGACGCGCGCTCGCTGTACTTCTACGACCCCGAGGGCAACTGCGTCGAACTGGGCGAACGGTCCCGGGACGGCGACAGCGGCGGGGTCGGCGACCTCTTCGAGCTGGTACTTGAGGTCGAAACCCTGGCGGCCGCCGTCGAGTTCTACGAGCGCCTCGGCTTCGAGGTAATCGACGACGACCGCGAAGCCGGTCGGGTCCGGCTCACGACCGGCGAGTTCGACCTCGAACTGTGGTCGTCGCGGCTGGGTATCGCCGACGCCCGGGGCGGCGTCCACGTGGACTTCGGCGTGGGCGCCGACGACCCCGGCGCCGTCGCCCGCGAGGTGGCCGACGACGCGCTGGCGGTCACGTCCATCGACGACGGCGTGCGGATTCGCGACCCCGACGGCCACTACGTGACGCTGGTCGGGTGA
- a CDS encoding ribbon-helix-helix domain-containing protein, giving the protein MADYTTVSIPKDLAERVEETIEGTSFSSTSDLVRFLLRSIVVEHQREGELTEAQFQDITDQLRDLGYLD; this is encoded by the coding sequence ATGGCCGATTACACCACGGTCTCGATTCCGAAAGACCTCGCCGAACGCGTCGAGGAGACCATCGAGGGGACCAGCTTCTCCAGCACGTCGGACCTCGTCCGCTTCCTGCTTCGCAGCATCGTCGTCGAACACCAGCGCGAGGGGGAGCTGACGGAGGCCCAGTTCCAGGACATCACCGACCAGCTCCGTGACCTGGGGTATCTCGACTAG
- a CDS encoding M24 family metallopeptidase — MPDFGRLDAFLDETDTDGYLIDADSTDSDQYYLAGFDAPDPFITLYDGETHLLFPRSLEFGRAKRESRAETVERYVDFDHAELVEEHGPEEAVSHVLGRFLDAYDVDSVAVPPRFPLRTADGLRARGVDVTADTDGTVTEIRATKTDEEIDHIRVAQRANEAAMAAAEALLREAEVADDGTLRDDGEALTSERVREEIEVTLLRHGCSLDETIVACGADAADPHDRGSGPLSAGEPIIIDIFPQDKTTKYHADMTRTFCVGEPGETVREWYDLTERAKAAAFDALEPGATGEAVHAAVCDVYEDAGLPTLRSDDRAETGFIHSTGHGVGLDVHELPRLSPSGGELEPGHVVTIEPGLYDPEIGGVRIEDIAVVTEDGYENFTDYDQNLTV; from the coding sequence ATGCCCGATTTCGGCAGACTCGACGCGTTCCTCGACGAGACCGACACCGACGGCTATCTCATCGACGCGGACTCGACGGACTCCGACCAGTACTACCTCGCGGGCTTCGACGCGCCCGACCCCTTTATCACGCTGTACGACGGCGAGACCCACCTGCTCTTTCCCCGCAGCCTGGAGTTCGGCCGGGCCAAACGCGAGTCGCGCGCCGAGACCGTCGAGCGATACGTCGACTTCGACCACGCCGAACTGGTCGAGGAACACGGCCCTGAGGAGGCGGTCTCGCACGTCCTCGGCCGCTTCCTCGACGCCTACGACGTCGACAGCGTGGCGGTGCCGCCGCGGTTCCCGCTCCGGACCGCCGACGGGCTCCGGGCCCGCGGCGTGGACGTGACCGCCGATACGGACGGCACCGTCACGGAGATCCGCGCGACCAAGACCGACGAGGAGATAGACCACATCCGGGTCGCCCAGCGCGCCAACGAAGCGGCGATGGCCGCGGCCGAGGCGTTACTCCGGGAGGCCGAAGTCGCCGACGACGGCACGCTCAGAGACGACGGCGAGGCTCTCACCAGCGAGCGCGTCAGGGAGGAGATAGAGGTGACGCTGCTCCGTCACGGCTGCTCGCTCGACGAGACTATCGTCGCCTGCGGCGCCGACGCCGCCGACCCCCACGACCGCGGGAGCGGGCCGCTCTCCGCAGGCGAGCCGATTATCATCGATATCTTCCCACAGGACAAGACGACGAAGTACCACGCCGACATGACCCGGACGTTCTGCGTGGGCGAGCCCGGCGAGACCGTCCGGGAGTGGTACGACCTGACCGAACGGGCGAAGGCCGCCGCCTTCGACGCGCTGGAGCCCGGTGCCACCGGCGAGGCCGTCCACGCCGCGGTCTGTGACGTCTACGAGGACGCCGGGCTGCCGACGCTGCGCAGCGACGACCGCGCGGAGACTGGCTTTATCCACTCGACGGGCCACGGGGTCGGCCTCGACGTCCACGAGCTCCCCCGGCTGTCGCCGTCGGGCGGTGAGCTGGAGCCGGGACACGTCGTCACCATCGAGCCGGGGCTGTACGACCCCGAAATCGGCGGCGTCCGCATCGAGGACATCGCCGTCGTCACCGAGGACGGCTACGAGAACTTCACCGACTACGACCAGAACCTCACCGTGTGA